The genomic DNA CGTCCTTCCGCACAAGTTCCAGAATTTGCTTGCCGCTAAGACGAGGAAGATTCAAATCCAGCAGGACCAGATCAGGACGCGGTGCGAGAGAGAATCGCTGCTCTCGAAATAAGAACTGCCGAGCGTCTTCGCCATCGGTCATCCAAGTTAAGCGGTGCTTGACTTCACTCCGCTTAAGAGCACCAATCGCAAACTTTGCTGCGACGAGACTATCCTCCACGAGGAGGATTTCCATCGGGCGTCCAATTGCTTCCTGGAACACAGGTTGCTCCTCAGGTTGATGTCGCAGACAGGCGAACTGGTTTAAGTCCCCATTCTTTGATTGTGCGGTCACACGGAAAATTTAGAAACATCAGCCTGTGTTCAACTACAATACTTCGAAACTATTGTCATTTTCTGGAAGTAAGGTCGTTGATCAGGTTTGGCTCAAGAAAATTAGCTTAACTCATCGAAAATAGAGTCCCATTCCTGCTCGCTGGCAGGCGTCGGAACAAAAGCTTCGTTCTCAGGAACCGTTCTAATTTCACGTGCTGAGAAAGCATCGTAACCTTCAAACTGATATTCCTGCAACAATTGATTGATTCTCATTTCAATTTTTGTGAGTTCCCCGCCCTGCTCGGGAGTCACGAACGTGAAGGCACGACCGTCGCTGTCGGAGGACATGCGACCTGTTCTCCCGACGCGATGAATGTAGTCATCAGAACCTTCGGGAATGTCGTAGTTGATGATGTGCGAGATTCCCGAGATATCGATCCCGCGTCCCACGATGTCGGTCGCAATGACAAGTCTGGCTCGCCCATCTCGCAGGCGACGAATCACTTGATCGCGTTTTCGTTGTTGCAGGTCGCCATGAATTGCTTCGACATCCGAAAGGTATTTTTGAATCTTGGTGTAGATTTCGTGCGCGCTCCGTTTCGTA from Thalassoglobus polymorphus includes the following:
- a CDS encoding response regulator, which gives rise to MTAQSKNGDLNQFACLRHQPEEQPVFQEAIGRPMEILLVEDSLVAAKFAIGALKRSEVKHRLTWMTDGEDARQFLFREQRFSLAPRPDLVLLDLNLPRLSGKQILELVRKDDHLKKIAVVIMTGELGQDGIHEFDKLDVQGYLVKPVDLENFVALVEQLKSYWKSEMILPSTA